Proteins encoded together in one Telopea speciosissima isolate NSW1024214 ecotype Mountain lineage chromosome 4, Tspe_v1, whole genome shotgun sequence window:
- the LOC122658989 gene encoding pathogenesis-related protein 1A-like has protein sequence MAPSTLSLPQLLLLPIGLMLCGTTLVLVEGRVVHNVSPVVHTQTNSETNFGKEMVDEHNAVRTSLGLVPLTWNETVAEYAQRYADQRSGDCQLVHSQGPYGENLYWASGAAELETATAAVKAWVDEKSDYDYATNTCVNGKMCGHYTQVVWKNSQQLGCASVKCSDNAYLSVCSYYPPGNYIGERPY, from the coding sequence ATGGCTCCCTCGACCCTTTCGTTACCTCAACTATTGCTGCTACCTATTGGCTTGATGTTGTGTGGCACGACGTTGGTGCTGGTCGAGGGCCGTGTAGTACATAATGTTTCTCCTGTAGTACACACCCAGACAAACAGTGAGACAAACTTCGGCAAGGAAATGGTGGACGAGCACAATGCAGTACGTACATCATTGGGTTTAGTCCCTTTGACATGGAATGAGACGGTGGCAGAATACGCACAGAGATATGCCGACCAGAGATCTGGGGATTGCCAACTCGTACACTCACAGGGACCATATGGGGAGAACCTCTACTGGGCCTCAGGCGCTGCCGAATTAGAGACTGCCACAGCTGCCGTGAAGGCATGGGTAGATGAGAAGAGCGACTACGACTATGCCACCAACACCTGCGTTAATGGCAAGATGTGCGGGCACTATACCCAGGTTGTGTGGAAGAATTCCCAACAACTCGGCTGCGCCTCCGTTAAATGCTCCGACAATGCTTACTTGTCCGTCTGTAGCTATTACCCTCCTGGCAATTACATTGGAGAACGTCCTTACTAA
- the LOC122658990 gene encoding uncharacterized protein LOC122658990 — MIWNENKNCDAAFTAETSRGGLGIIFRDHSGVLVKARSIPLVLGSIIQGELLAIRDALLLALELGYDNLVVESDSLDAILFVEESKSSGWEVEDLVVDVTTLRTSFSSVIFSFVPRAMNCVSDALARKALSIGYRTDWPNSIRWLQDLCVTDATGCTHPSHQ, encoded by the coding sequence atgataTGGAATGAGAACAAGAACTGTGATGCGGCTTTCACTGCTGAGACGAGTAGGGGAGGACTGGGAATTATTTTTAGAGACCATTCTGGAGTTTTGGTTAAGGCTCGCTCCATCCCTCTTGTTCTTGGTTCGATCATCCAGGGAGAACTGTTGGCAATTCGTGATGCTCTACTTCTGGCTTTAGAGCTGGGATATGATAACCTTGTGGTGGAATCAGATAGCTTGGATGCTATTCTTTTTGTTGAGGAGTCAAAGTCCTCAGGGTGGGAAGTGGAGGACTTAGTAGTGGACGTGACTACGCTAAGGActtctttttcctctgttatcttctcttttgttcctAGGGCTATGAACTGTGTCTCGGATGCTCTAGCAAGGAAGGCGTTGTCTATTGGGTACAGGACAGATTGGCCAAACTCCATTCGGTGGCTTCAGGACCTTTGTGTGACTGATGCCACTGGTTGTACTCACccctctcatcaataa
- the LOC122660579 gene encoding branched-chain amino acid aminotransferase 2, chloroplastic-like isoform X1 — MLQRNNCINLRSLIFFSRYGSSFSKFFTSQAASSLQPVCEPATYSNRGDDEYADLNWDNLGYGLVPTDYMYIMKCSDKEKFSHGELNRFGNIEMSPASGVLNYAQGLFEGLKAYRKEDGRVLLFRPEQNAMRMMMGAERMCMLSPSVDQFVDAVKQTVLANKRWVPPPGKGSLYLRPLLMGSGAMLGLAPAPEYTFIIFASPVGTYFKEGLAPINLLVEDEFHRATLGGTGGVKAISNYAPVLKAQAQAKSKGFTDVLFVDSKTKNHLEEVASCNIFILKGKTISTPVTGVTVLPGITRKSIIDIARDYGYQVEERPIPVEELFEADEVFCTGTAVVVAPVGSITYQGKRVEYRTGDGSVSQKLYLTLTGIQMGLIEDKMGWTVEI; from the exons ATGTTGCAGAGGAATAATTGTATCAACCTTCGCagtttgattttcttttcaagaTATGGTTCATCTTTTTCCAAG TTCTTTACATCTCAGGCTGCATCTTCTTTACAACCAGTTTGTGAACCTGCTACTTACAG tAACAGGGGAGATGACGAATACGCTGATTTGAACTGGGATAACCTTGGATACGGTCTTGTGCCCACTGATTATATGTACATAATGAAATGTTCAGACAAGGAGAAGTTCTCACATGGTGAACTCAATCGCTTCGGAAACATCGAGATGAGCCCTGCATCCGGAGTCCTAAATTATGCACAG GGGCTGTTTGAAGGGCTAAAAGCATATCGGAAAGAAGATGGTCGTGTACTTCTCTTTCGCCCGGAACAGAATGCTATGCGTATGATGATGGGTGCCGAGAGAATGTGCATGCTGTCGCCCTCTGTTGATCAATTCGTTGATGCCGTGAAGCAAACTGTTCTGGCAAACAAACGTTGg GTACCCCCTCCAGGGAAAGGGTCTTTATATCTTCGGCCTTTGCTTATGGGAAGTGGAGCTATGCTGGGTTTGGCACCAGCACCTGAGTACACATTCATCATATTTGCTTCGCCTGTTGGAACCTATTTTAAA GAGGGTTTGGCACCCATAAACTTGCTTGTGGAAGATGAATTTCATCGAGCCACCCTTGGCGGAACTGGAGGTGTGAAAGCCATATCCAACTATGCACCA GTTCTGAAAGCACAGGCTCAAGCAAAGAGTAAAGGATTCACTGACGTTCTATTCGTGGACTCCAAGACAAAGAATCATCTGGAGGAGGTCGCCTCTTGTAATATTTTCATTCTGAAG GGTAAAACTATTTCAACACCTGTTACTGGTGTAACGGTTTTGCCTGGAATCACAAGAAAAAGCATCATTGACATTGCTCGTGATTATGGATATCAG GTCGAGGAACGGCCAATTCCAGTGGAGGAATTGTTTGAAGCCGATGAAGTTTTCTGCACCGGAACTGCGGTTGTTGTGGCTCCAGTAGGCAGTATTACATATCAGGGTAAAAG GGTTGAATACAGAACTGGAGATGGGTCTGTGTCTCAGAAATTGTACTTAACCCTTACAGGCATTCAAATGGGTCTCATAGAGGACAAAATGGGTTGGACTGTTGAGATTTGA
- the LOC122660579 gene encoding branched-chain amino acid aminotransferase 2, chloroplastic-like isoform X2 encodes MLQRNNCINLRSLIFFSRYGSSFSKFFTSQAASSLQPVCEPATYRGDDEYADLNWDNLGYGLVPTDYMYIMKCSDKEKFSHGELNRFGNIEMSPASGVLNYAQGLFEGLKAYRKEDGRVLLFRPEQNAMRMMMGAERMCMLSPSVDQFVDAVKQTVLANKRWVPPPGKGSLYLRPLLMGSGAMLGLAPAPEYTFIIFASPVGTYFKEGLAPINLLVEDEFHRATLGGTGGVKAISNYAPVLKAQAQAKSKGFTDVLFVDSKTKNHLEEVASCNIFILKGKTISTPVTGVTVLPGITRKSIIDIARDYGYQVEERPIPVEELFEADEVFCTGTAVVVAPVGSITYQGKRVEYRTGDGSVSQKLYLTLTGIQMGLIEDKMGWTVEI; translated from the exons ATGTTGCAGAGGAATAATTGTATCAACCTTCGCagtttgattttcttttcaagaTATGGTTCATCTTTTTCCAAG TTCTTTACATCTCAGGCTGCATCTTCTTTACAACCAGTTTGTGAACCTGCTACTTACAG GGGAGATGACGAATACGCTGATTTGAACTGGGATAACCTTGGATACGGTCTTGTGCCCACTGATTATATGTACATAATGAAATGTTCAGACAAGGAGAAGTTCTCACATGGTGAACTCAATCGCTTCGGAAACATCGAGATGAGCCCTGCATCCGGAGTCCTAAATTATGCACAG GGGCTGTTTGAAGGGCTAAAAGCATATCGGAAAGAAGATGGTCGTGTACTTCTCTTTCGCCCGGAACAGAATGCTATGCGTATGATGATGGGTGCCGAGAGAATGTGCATGCTGTCGCCCTCTGTTGATCAATTCGTTGATGCCGTGAAGCAAACTGTTCTGGCAAACAAACGTTGg GTACCCCCTCCAGGGAAAGGGTCTTTATATCTTCGGCCTTTGCTTATGGGAAGTGGAGCTATGCTGGGTTTGGCACCAGCACCTGAGTACACATTCATCATATTTGCTTCGCCTGTTGGAACCTATTTTAAA GAGGGTTTGGCACCCATAAACTTGCTTGTGGAAGATGAATTTCATCGAGCCACCCTTGGCGGAACTGGAGGTGTGAAAGCCATATCCAACTATGCACCA GTTCTGAAAGCACAGGCTCAAGCAAAGAGTAAAGGATTCACTGACGTTCTATTCGTGGACTCCAAGACAAAGAATCATCTGGAGGAGGTCGCCTCTTGTAATATTTTCATTCTGAAG GGTAAAACTATTTCAACACCTGTTACTGGTGTAACGGTTTTGCCTGGAATCACAAGAAAAAGCATCATTGACATTGCTCGTGATTATGGATATCAG GTCGAGGAACGGCCAATTCCAGTGGAGGAATTGTTTGAAGCCGATGAAGTTTTCTGCACCGGAACTGCGGTTGTTGTGGCTCCAGTAGGCAGTATTACATATCAGGGTAAAAG GGTTGAATACAGAACTGGAGATGGGTCTGTGTCTCAGAAATTGTACTTAACCCTTACAGGCATTCAAATGGGTCTCATAGAGGACAAAATGGGTTGGACTGTTGAGATTTGA
- the LOC122660579 gene encoding branched-chain amino acid aminotransferase 2, chloroplastic-like isoform X3 has translation MVHLFPRGDDEYADLNWDNLGYGLVPTDYMYIMKCSDKEKFSHGELNRFGNIEMSPASGVLNYAQGLFEGLKAYRKEDGRVLLFRPEQNAMRMMMGAERMCMLSPSVDQFVDAVKQTVLANKRWVPPPGKGSLYLRPLLMGSGAMLGLAPAPEYTFIIFASPVGTYFKEGLAPINLLVEDEFHRATLGGTGGVKAISNYAPVLKAQAQAKSKGFTDVLFVDSKTKNHLEEVASCNIFILKGKTISTPVTGVTVLPGITRKSIIDIARDYGYQVEERPIPVEELFEADEVFCTGTAVVVAPVGSITYQGKRVEYRTGDGSVSQKLYLTLTGIQMGLIEDKMGWTVEI, from the exons ATGGTTCATCTTTTTCCAAG GGGAGATGACGAATACGCTGATTTGAACTGGGATAACCTTGGATACGGTCTTGTGCCCACTGATTATATGTACATAATGAAATGTTCAGACAAGGAGAAGTTCTCACATGGTGAACTCAATCGCTTCGGAAACATCGAGATGAGCCCTGCATCCGGAGTCCTAAATTATGCACAG GGGCTGTTTGAAGGGCTAAAAGCATATCGGAAAGAAGATGGTCGTGTACTTCTCTTTCGCCCGGAACAGAATGCTATGCGTATGATGATGGGTGCCGAGAGAATGTGCATGCTGTCGCCCTCTGTTGATCAATTCGTTGATGCCGTGAAGCAAACTGTTCTGGCAAACAAACGTTGg GTACCCCCTCCAGGGAAAGGGTCTTTATATCTTCGGCCTTTGCTTATGGGAAGTGGAGCTATGCTGGGTTTGGCACCAGCACCTGAGTACACATTCATCATATTTGCTTCGCCTGTTGGAACCTATTTTAAA GAGGGTTTGGCACCCATAAACTTGCTTGTGGAAGATGAATTTCATCGAGCCACCCTTGGCGGAACTGGAGGTGTGAAAGCCATATCCAACTATGCACCA GTTCTGAAAGCACAGGCTCAAGCAAAGAGTAAAGGATTCACTGACGTTCTATTCGTGGACTCCAAGACAAAGAATCATCTGGAGGAGGTCGCCTCTTGTAATATTTTCATTCTGAAG GGTAAAACTATTTCAACACCTGTTACTGGTGTAACGGTTTTGCCTGGAATCACAAGAAAAAGCATCATTGACATTGCTCGTGATTATGGATATCAG GTCGAGGAACGGCCAATTCCAGTGGAGGAATTGTTTGAAGCCGATGAAGTTTTCTGCACCGGAACTGCGGTTGTTGTGGCTCCAGTAGGCAGTATTACATATCAGGGTAAAAG GGTTGAATACAGAACTGGAGATGGGTCTGTGTCTCAGAAATTGTACTTAACCCTTACAGGCATTCAAATGGGTCTCATAGAGGACAAAATGGGTTGGACTGTTGAGATTTGA
- the LOC122659827 gene encoding transcription factor MYB36 has product MGRAPCCDKANVKKGPWSPEEDAKLKSYIEQHGTGGNWIALPQKIGLRRCGKSCRLRWLNYLRPNIKHGGFSEEEDNIICSLYMSIGSRWSIIAAQLPGRTDNDIKNYWNTRLKKKLLGKQRKEQHSRRLSCLKQQETKNSSSGNLVPLECSNQNPYWPEQPIAPTPLLTDHFSINLPSINCLSNMGSQFQNTQFDIDIAAPSMHMLQGELNDNNQNLVMLDEMVYNNPQRLEGLEFLYNAGMVNEISSLVYPSLVPDYEVSQQTMLQECDFEKPRFLAPQ; this is encoded by the exons ATGGGAAGAGCTCCTTGCTGCGACAAAGCCAATGTTAAGAAAGGGCCATGGTCACCTGAAGAAGATGCCAAGCTCAAGTCTTATATCGAGCAGCACGGCACCGGTGGCAATTGGATTGCCTTGCCACAGAAAATTG gGCTCAGGAGATGTGGGAAAAGCTGCCGCCTTAGATGGCTCAACTATCTTCGCCCTAACATCAAACATGGAGGAttctcagaagaagaagataacatAATTTGTAGCCTCTACATGAGTATCGGAAGCAG GTGGTCAATCATAGCAGCTCAACTCCCAGGACGAACTGATAACGATATAAAGAATTACTGGAATACAAGGctgaagaagaagcttttggGTAAGCAGCGAAAGGAGCAACATTCTCGTAGGCTCAGTTGCCTTAAACAGCAAGAAACCAAGAACTCCTCCAGTGGTAATCTTGTGCCTCTTGAGTGCAGCAACCAAAACCCATATTGGCCGGAACAGCCCATAGCCCCCACACCCTTGCTCACCGACCATTT TTCCATCAATTTGCCCTCCATAAATTGCTTGAGCAACATGGGTTCTCAATTCCAGAATACTCAATTCGACATCGACATTGCGGCGCCAAGTATGCATATGCTGCAAGGAGAGCTTAATGATAACAACCAGAACTTGGTCATGTTGGATGAAATGGTCTATAACAACCCACAGAGATTAGAAGGACTGGAATTCCTTTATAATGCTGGAATGGTAAATGAGATAAGCTCTTTGGTTTACCCTTCACTAGTCCCAGATTATGAAGTTTCTCAACAAACCATGTTACAAGAATGTGATTTCGAGAAGCCCAGGTTCCTCGCGCCGCAGTAG